Below is a genomic region from Candidatus Eremiobacterota bacterium.
CGCTGCCGAGCTGGCTGGTCGGGAACGACTTGATGTTGACGCGTCCGTTGGTCGCCTTGCGAATGCGCCCGAACGCCTCGACCGAGCGGACGTTGATCGGGTGCTCCGGCGGCAGATCGTGCCCGTACTTGAGCTCGAACTCGGCGGCCCGCGCCGGCGTGACGATCCCGAGCGTGGCGAACGTCGCCGCGGTGCCGAGGACGAAACCTTGACGGGTGACGGACATGGAAGCTCCTCTGGTCGGAACGCGAGGTGGGTTCGTGTGCGGGGCTTACGTCGTCCCGGTGCGCCTGTCCCGGTAACGAGGGTCGGCGATCGCGCCGGACGCCGCCAACTCTTGCAGCTCGGCCGCGGACAAGCCCAAGTCGCGGCTCAACACCTCGGCGGTGTGCGCGCCGACCTGAGAAGGCCCGGGCTCCAGCGGCGGCGCGCCGGCCCGCTCGAAGCGCGGAAACGCGTTGTTGATCACCACCTCGCCGAGATCCGGATCGTGCAAGCGAGCGAGCGAGCCGCGCGCGGCGATCTGCGGGTTTTCGAAGACCGAGTCGATCGACTCGAGCGGGCCGACCGCGCAGCCGGCGCCGGTGAGGATCTCGATCACCGCGTCGCGCGGGCGCCCTTCGCAGAACCCCTCGACGATCGCGTCGAGCGCCGCGCCGTTCGCGACGCGGTCCGCGTTGGTGCGAAAGCGCGGATCGGCCACGAGCGCGTCGCCGCCGACCGTGCGCAGGACGCGCTCGGCGACTTCTTGCGTGCTCCCGGAGAGCGCGACGTAGCGGCCGCCCTCGCAGCGGTAGGCGCCGCGCGGCGCGGTGTCTTCCATGCGGTTGCCGAGCCGGCGGTGCAGCGTGCCGTTCGCGGCGTACTCGGTGAGCTGCGACTCGACCAGCTTCATCACCGCCTCGTAGATCGCGAAGTCGATCACCTCGCCTTCGCCGGTTCGCAGGCGGCGCACGTACGCGGCGCAGACCGCGGCGGTTGCGGCTTGCCCCGCCATCACGTCGGCGAGCGGAAACGCCGGGAGCAGCGGCGGGCGGTCCTCGTAGCCGGAGACCGCGGCGATCCCGGTCATCGCTTCGGCGAGCGTGCCGAAGCCGGCGCGGTCGCGGTACGGACCGTCTTGCCCGAACGCGGTCACGCGCAGCACGACGAGCTGCGGCGCGGCGGCGAGCAATCGCTGCGGCGCGAGATTCCAGCGCTCGAGCGTGCCCGGCCGGAAGTTCTCGACGAAGACGTCGAACGAGGGGAGCCAGCGCAGCAACAGCGCCTGCGCGCCGGGCGAGTGCAGGTCGAGCGCGACGCTCTTCTTGTTCCGCGCCAGCGCCTTCCAGTACAGGCCGATCCCGCTCTTCGTCGCGCCGTAGCGGCGAACGTGGTCGCCGGAGCCGGGGCGCTCGAGCTTCACGACCTCGGCGCCGAAGTCGGCGAGCATCGCGGCGGTCGACGGCGCGGCGATCATCGTCGAGGCGTCGAGAACCCGCACGCCGGCGAGCGGCCCGCGGCCCTCCGGGATAGTACCACTTGCGCTCATGCTGTACAGTAAGTGCAACAGGGGAGCGTCGCGCGCCTTGGCGTGCGCGTCCTGAATCGTTGCCGCGATTGGAACGTGACACCATGTTGAAGATGGTTCGCATCACTTCGCCGCGCCCGTCGGCGAAGATCGGACGTTACGAGATCGTCATCACCCGCACCGGCGAGGCGCCGGTCCGCCTCCTCGGCGCCTCGAGCGCCGACCTCGCCAGATCGGCCAGCGCCGTCGTCGCGCACAGCGACGCCAACGCGTGCGACCTGCGCACCGCGATGCGCGCCGTGTACGGCGAAGCCTGACGCGGCCGCCGAGCACGGCGCTCAGGCGCGCGCCAGCGCGACGATTCCGCCGAACATCAGCGCGGCGGCGGCGCCGCGCCGGACGGCGTCGCCTTCGCCGAACAGCCGCGCGCCGAGCAGCGCGCCGAAGACGATGCTGATCTCACGCGCCGGCGCGACGAGGCTCACCGGCGCCTGCGCCAGCGCGAAGAGCACCAGGACGTAGGCGATCGGCGAGAGGACGGCGATCCCGGCGATCTCGCGCCTGCACGCCGACCAGGTCGCCATGACGGCGGCGCGCCGCTCGCGGCCGGCGACCAGCGGCGCCATCACGGCGCACTGCACGACGGAGCGCGACACCTCGTAGAGGATCGGCGAGAACGCCAGCGCGGCGACGACGTGCTTGTCCCACAGCGTGTACGCCGCGATCGTCGCGCCGGTCGCCACCCCGTACACCACCGAGGTGCGGACGTGCGGAACGCGCAGCGTCGCGCCGGTCGCGAGAAAGATTCCGCCGAGGATCGCCGCGATCCCGAGCGCGCCGAGCACGCCGGGCCGCTCGCCGAGCCACACCACCGCGGCAATCGACGAGAGCAGCGGCCCCGTGCCGCGCGCGAGCGGATAGACCAGCGAGAGATCGCCGTCGCGGTACCCGCGCTGCAGCGCCAGAAAATACAGCGAGTGCAGCACCGCCGTGCCGACGATGAACGCGAGCACGACGGCGTCGAGGCCGCGCGCCGGCCGCGCGAGAACGACGTACACCGCGACGAGCGGAACCCACAGCGCCGCTGAGGCCGCCGTGCACAACCAGACGAACGCGCTCGTACTCGCCGGCCGCGCGCGCTTCGCGAGCGCGTTCCACGCCGCGTGCATCAGAGCCGCGCTCAGCACGAGCGCGAGAACGACGGGCGTCAGCGGCGTGCGCTCAAGGGCCTTGACGGCCTTCGCAGTCCGGCGTACGATACACCGAAAGAATTAGGTTTTTCGAGCGGAGATGCTGATGCGAGCACTCGTCGCGGTTGTCTTGTTTTTCTGTGCCCTCCTCCCGATCAACGAACCGGCGCGCGCCGCCGGTGAGCGTTTTCCCGGGATGACGGCCGCACGCTGGCGCGCCGATCTAGAGACGTTCGCAAAGCTCGCGCCCGAGCGCCACGGCAACCTCTACCGCTTCATGACGCCGGAAGCGTTCGCCGCGGCGGTGCGCGCGCTCGAGGACAAGCTGCCGCAGCTCGACGACGACGACGCCGTCGTCGCCGGACTTGCGCGCATCGTCGCCTCGATCGGCGACGGGCACGACCACGTCTTCGAGCCGTGCGGAAACGGGACGTCGACGAACTACCCGCTTCGGCTGGCGCGCTTCAGCGACGGTGTTCTGGTTACCGCGGCGCCGCACGCGCTCGCGCCGGTCGTCGGCTCGCGCCTCGTCGCGCTTGAAGGGAAACCGATCGCTGCGGTGTGGAATGCGCTGGTGCCGGTGATCCCGCACGATCACGACAACGACAGCGCGAGCTCGGACGCGACGACGTTCTTGACCTGCTCGGGACTGCTGCACGGGCTGGGTCTGATTCCGC
It encodes:
- a CDS encoding CoA transferase codes for the protein MRVLDASTMIAAPSTAAMLADFGAEVVKLERPGSGDHVRRYGATKSGIGLYWKALARNKKSVALDLHSPGAQALLLRWLPSFDVFVENFRPGTLERWNLAPQRLLAAAPQLVVLRVTAFGQDGPYRDRAGFGTLAEAMTGIAAVSGYEDRPPLLPAFPLADVMAGQAATAAVCAAYVRRLRTGEGEVIDFAIYEAVMKLVESQLTEYAANGTLHRRLGNRMEDTAPRGAYRCEGGRYVALSGSTQEVAERVLRTVGGDALVADPRFRTNADRVANGAALDAIVEGFCEGRPRDAVIEILTGAGCAVGPLESIDSVFENPQIAARGSLARLHDPDLGEVVINNAFPRFERAGAPPLEPGPSQVGAHTAEVLSRDLGLSAAELQELAASGAIADPRYRDRRTGTT
- a CDS encoding EamA family transporter; its protein translation is MTPVVLALVLSAALMHAAWNALAKRARPASTSAFVWLCTAASAALWVPLVAVYVVLARPARGLDAVVLAFIVGTAVLHSLYFLALQRGYRDGDLSLVYPLARGTGPLLSSIAAVVWLGERPGVLGALGIAAILGGIFLATGATLRVPHVRTSVVYGVATGATIAAYTLWDKHVVAALAFSPILYEVSRSVVQCAVMAPLVAGRERRAAVMATWSACRREIAGIAVLSPIAYVLVLFALAQAPVSLVAPAREISIVFGALLGARLFGEGDAVRRGAAAALMFGGIVALARA